In Falsibacillus albus, the DNA window TTGGATCAGGATGTACAGGATATAGAAGGCATCAAGCGAATTATCGGCTATGTTGGTGATCCACCCCATTTTAATACTTTCTCGGAGTTGAGAAAGTATTATAAAGCTATATATGCCCCATTTGGGCTGACTGAACAAGAATGGGATGACTTTACGAGGAATTCGTGCAGAAGAAGAGATGATGGCGGATTCAGCCCTGATTATGACCCGAAGATCGCGCTGCAATTTCATCATACGGAGGACTTGGACCTATGGGGGCATTGGGAGGCTGTACAAGCCGACATCTTACTAATCCGTGGTGAAATTTCAGATGTATTGCCGCTGGATGTAGCGGACAAAATGAAACAAAAAAACGGGTGCCATTTGGTGACCATTCCTGAACTAGGGCATGCACCTGCATTAAATACCGAAGAACAACTCAAGCTGATCGAGAATTTCCTTCAATCGTAGTCAGCAGTACATTCATTTGTGGCGGGCAACCTTGGAAACTTCCTTTGCTCCTGGAATACTCAGGAGGTCTCCACGGCCCGTCTATTTGTTTCCCCCGATCTATGCTCAATTGTTTTCCCCCTTATCAATTACCGCTCGTCTTATGCTGCTCTTCTATATTTAAAAAGCTGATATAATTTAAATAATCGCCAATGAGCAAAGGGATCTTCTCCTCAGCCGCCGCCAGGAATTTTGTAATGAGAGGATAATCTTGATTCGGTGTCAATTTTATCAGTTCACCCCACCACTCCGTTTCATACCTCGCAATCATGCTTAAATTGTAAAGCAATGCATAATAGATGATTAATTCGGGTAAATGACTATTGTTGGACACAGCCCTTGGCAGACAATATTCATCCCTGAAAAGATGATAGCGGACAGGAAGAATCTTTGATTCGAACATTGGCCCATGAATGGTAAGTGCAAGGGCTCCGTTCTCAGTCTCTTTGTGGACGATTTGTTTTTTATCCAAAATGGATAAATGCTTCAACCATTCATCTTTATTCGAAGAATCGTGAAAATGTATCAATAATTCGCCTCCCTGGTTTTTTACAGGAATAAAACTACTCTCCCCTCTTATGAAAGTAAATGACTCATCAAGTTCCGGAATATGCTTGAAAAGATCTCCCATCATCATTCGATTTCCTTCCAAATGTTTCACGTGGAACATATAGGAAGAAAAATGTGAAAATAATCCATGCTTTTGTATTTTTACTTCGTCCTGGAAAAAGAAATAATTGCGTTTTTTCCTTTTACGGGAAGATAAGCCATGGGACAAAATGGCTGTCGTACTTGGATAGCTGGGATCAACCGTTAAAATACAAGCTTTAATAAGATTGATCAAACCGTAAAATAATAAGACGGGCTTGATGAATATGGAGGATTGTTCAGCTTGATCAATATATAATTTTCCGTGCTCCAAATAAGCAAGGAATGAGTCGCTGTTTTTATAGCTGAGCATTTTGTGATCGGTGAAATCATTTCTTAAATAGCATTTTCTAAGAAATTTCTGGGAATGTGAAGCAGATTGGAAATTGGTAATATAATCCCAACTTGTATGATGTTTGGTCACTGGAAAACCTCCAAATAAATTGAAAAATCTAAAATATTTGTATTACCTTGACAGTATTTTAACCAATTGATAACCTACTAATAATATTTTGGGACCAGGAGGGTAAAAAGATATGTGGGAAACTAAATTTGCTAAAGAAGGTCTGACCTTCGATGATGTTCTTTTAATGCCAGCCAAATCAGAAGTATTGCCTCGTGATGTCGATTTGCGAGTAGAGTTGACACCGACGCTGAAATTAAACATTCCAATCATCAGTGCAGGAATGGATACGGTTACCGAAGCAGAAATGGCGATTTCAATCGCACGCCAAGGAGGGCTTGGCGTTATTCATAAAAATATGAGCATTGAACAGCAGGCCGAACAGGTGGATAAGGTGAAACGTTCAGAAAGCGGCGTCATCACAGATCCGTTTTTCCTGACTCCTGAGCATCAGGTTTTTGATGCAGAACATTTAATGGGGAAATACCGAATTTCCGGTGTTCCGATCGTCAATAATTTGGAGGAGCAAAAGCTTGTCGGGATTATTACGAACCGCGATCTTCGATTTATCCAGGATTATTCGATCCCCATTCAAGAAGTGATGACAAAAGCAAATTTAGTGACTGCTCCAGTCGGTACGACCCTTTTGGACGCGGAAAAAATCCTTCAAAAGTATAAGATAGAGAAATTGCCGATTGTAGATAATGCCGGGGTTCTTAAAGGACTCATCACCATCAAGGATATCGAAAAAGTAATTGAGTTCCCGAACTCAGCAAAGGATGAGCACGGACGTTTGCTTGTCGGGGCTGCAGTCGGTGTGACGACAGATACGATGAAACGCATTGAAATGCTCGTAAAAGCAAATGTAGATGCCGTTGTTGTCGATACTGCCCATGGACATTCAAAAGGCGTCATTGACACTGTACGCGAAATCAGGGAAGCTTATCCAAACCTCAATATCATTGCTGGGAATGTTGCAACGGCTGAAGCTACAAGGGAATTGTACGAAGCTGGCGCCGATGTTGTGAAGGTCGGAATCGGGCCGGGGTCCATTTGTACAACCCGGGTTGTTGCCGGGGTCGGTGTTCCGCAAATCACGGCAGTATATGATTGTGCTGCGGAAGCAAGGAAACATGGAAAAGCCGTCATTGCAGATGGAGGAATCAAGTATTCCGGGGATATCGTCAAAGCACTTGCTGCTGGCGGCCATGTCGTCATGCTCGGCAGCTTGTTGGCAGGAACTTCCGAAAGCCCTGGCGAAACAGAAATTTTCCAAGGAAGACGATTCAAGGTTTATCGGGGAATGGGATCTGTTGGCGCAATGGAGCAAGGTTCAAAAGACCGCTATTTCCAAGAAGATGCGAAAAAATTCGTTCCAGAAGGCATCGAAGGACGCATTCCATACAAAGGTCCATTGTCCGATACGATTTATCAGCTAATCGGTGGCATCCGTTCAGGAATGGGATACTGTGGATCGAAAAACCTGCATGCCCTTCGTGAAAATGCCCAATTTATTAAAATGACCGGGGCAGGATTAAGGGAAAGTCATCCACACGACGTCCAAATCACAAAAGAATCACCAAATTATTCTTTATAATCCCAATGGCAGGAAAGAAGATCAATCTTTCCTGCCATTTTTTGATCACTTTTAGGTACTTAAGCTGTCTACTCAAGCCTAAATAACTATGTTAAAATAGCGGAAGTGTACATAATGACTTGGAGGGCTAAAAGTGAAAAGTAGTTGGATTCAAAAATCTTTTATTTGTTTGATGGTAACGCTGCTGGCTTTGGGCATTGTGCAAAAGCCTGCGAGTGCAGCGCCTGCAATCAATGTCAATGCAGATGCTGCCATCTTGGTTGAGGCAAGCACAGGGAAAGTCCTATATGAAAAAAATGCGGATGTCGCTCATGGAATCGCCAGCATGACCAAAATGATGACCGAGTATTTGTTATTGGAATCGGTAAAAGAAGGAAAAGTCAAATGGGATCAAAAATATTCTGTTCCAGCAGATATTTCCGGCATGTCCCATAATACATCCTTAAGCAACGTGCCATTGCGAAATGGCGGACAATATACGATCAAAGACCTTTATCATGCGATGGCGATCGATTCAGCCAATGCGGCAGCGATTGCGATCGGTCAAACGATCGGGGGAACAAAAGAGAATTTTGTTAAAATGATGAATGCCAAGGCGAAGGAACTTGGCTTGAAAAATTATCACTTTGTAAATGCTACCGGTTTAAATAACCGTGATTATAGCGGTCCTGGATATAACCTACCGATCGTAGGAGGAAAAGAAGAAGAAAACGTCATGTCAGCAAAAGATGTAGCCACTTTGGCCTATCGATTGGTGAATGATTATCCGGAAGTGTTGGAAACATCCAGCGTTCCTCAAATGAAGTTTGCTGAAGGGACAGAAGATGAGTTCCTTATGCATAACTGGATTAAAATGCTTGATCCAAACTCTAAGGTTTATTATGAAGGATTGGATGGGCTTAAAACAGGTACGACTGATTTCGCAGGTCCATGCTTTACCGGTACAGCGAAAAGAAACGGCGTTCGTTTCATATCTGTCGTCATGAATGTGAAGCATGATCCAACGGTCGATTCCTATACTGCCCGTTTTAATGCAACAGAAAAGATTTTAAATTACGCTTTCTCTAATTTTTCCATCAAGGAAATCCTTCCGAAAAACGCAGCGTTGAAAAATAGCAAAACGCTCCCTGTTGCGAAAGGAAAAGAAAAGTCTGTTAAAATCGAAACCAATGCTCCAGTCAAAATGGTTGTCCAAAATGGAAAGGACGATCAATATAAGCCGAAATTCGTCGTGGATAAGAAGAAATTGACGGATGAGGACAAGCTTACAGCTCCAGTGAAAAAAGGTGAAAAAGTCGGATATGTAACATTGGAATCCAAGGATAAAAATGATTTGGGATACCTTCCGAATGCAGGTAAATCTTCAGCACAAGTTTCCGTTGTCACAAAGGAAAATGTTGAAAAAGCAAACTGGTTTGTACTATCCATGCGTGCAATCGGCGGTTTCTTCGCAGATATTTGGCACGGCGTAACATCCACAGTTAAAAGTTGGTTCTAAATTAAAAGGGCTGCCTGTCTTGACAGGAGCCTTTTTTTGTTGTTTATTTAGCTTTATGGGGATATTAATCCCATGGATTTAGTTATATTTTAGTAGAGCAGTTGAAAGCTTGCTGCTTACATATCATAAAGGGGGACGAACAGTATGAAAACAGGTACAGATCGTGTTAAAAGAGGAATGGCCGAAATGCAAAAAGGCGGCGTCATCATGGATGTCGTGAATGCTGAGCAAGCCAAGATCGCTGAAGAAGCAGGCGCAGTCGCAGTCATGGCATTGGAACGGGTACCATCTGATATCCGTGCAGCAGGCGGCGTAGCCCGTATGGCAGATCCTCGAATTGTCGAAGAAGTAATGGGAGCCGTTACGATTCCTGTTATGGCAAAGGCGCGCATCGGGCATATTGTCGAAGCTCGTGTTTTAGAAGCGATGGGCGTTGATTACTTGGATGAAAGTGAAGTTTTGACTCCTGCGGATGAAGAATTCCACTTGAATAAAAAAGATTATACCGTCCCGTTTGTTTGTGGGTGCCGTGATCTAGGTGAGGCTTCCCGCCGCATCGGGGAAGGCGCATCCATGCTTCGCACAAAAGGCGAGCCGGGTACTGGAAATATTGTTGAAGCTGTTCGTCACATGAGAAAGGTCAATGCACAAGTTCGAAAGGTCGTAAGTATGAATGAAGATGAATTAATGACAGAAGCAAAGCTTTTGGGTGCACCTTACGAAGTCTTGCTGGAAATCAAACGCAATGGCCGTTTGCCGGTGGTCAACTTTGCAGCCGGCGGTATCGCCACTCCAGCCGATGCAGCGTTAATGATGCAATTGGGTGCTGACGGCGTTTTTGTTGGATCTGGTATCTTCAAGTCTGAAAATCCAGAGAAATTCGCACGTGCCATTGTGGAAGCGACTACCCACTACCAAGATTACAAGCTGATTGCTGAACTATCCAAAGGTCTTGGCGTAGCGATGAAAGGAATCGAAATTTCATCTCTTACACCTGAAATGCGCATGCAGGACCGTGGATGGTAAGGAGTTGAATTCAATGGTGAAAATCGGTGTATTAGGTCTTCAAGGAGCAGTCAGAGAACATGTTCGAGCCATTGAAGAATCCGGTGCGGAGGCATTGGTCATAAAGAAAGTCGAACAATTGGAAGAAATCGATGGAATTATCATCCCGGGCGGTGAGAGTACGACGATGCGCCGCCTCATTGATAAATATCATTTTTTGGAACCATTGAAAGACTTTGCAGCCCAAGGAAAACCGATGTTCGGAACATGCGCGGGACTCATCCTTTTGGCGAAGAACATAGTCGATTATGCAGAACCACATCTTGGTGTCATGGATGTTACGGTGGAAAGAAATTCATTCGGACGCCAAAAAGAGAGCTTTGAAGCGGATTTGGCGATTGCAGATGTCGCCGATGACT includes these proteins:
- a CDS encoding YaaC family protein, which codes for MTKHHTSWDYITNFQSASHSQKFLRKCYLRNDFTDHKMLSYKNSDSFLAYLEHGKLYIDQAEQSSIFIKPVLLFYGLINLIKACILTVDPSYPSTTAILSHGLSSRKRKKRNYFFFQDEVKIQKHGLFSHFSSYMFHVKHLEGNRMMMGDLFKHIPELDESFTFIRGESSFIPVKNQGGELLIHFHDSSNKDEWLKHLSILDKKQIVHKETENGALALTIHGPMFESKILPVRYHLFRDEYCLPRAVSNNSHLPELIIYYALLYNLSMIARYETEWWGELIKLTPNQDYPLITKFLAAAEEKIPLLIGDYLNYISFLNIEEQHKTSGN
- the pdxS gene encoding pyridoxal 5'-phosphate synthase lyase subunit PdxS, with the translated sequence MKTGTDRVKRGMAEMQKGGVIMDVVNAEQAKIAEEAGAVAVMALERVPSDIRAAGGVARMADPRIVEEVMGAVTIPVMAKARIGHIVEARVLEAMGVDYLDESEVLTPADEEFHLNKKDYTVPFVCGCRDLGEASRRIGEGASMLRTKGEPGTGNIVEAVRHMRKVNAQVRKVVSMNEDELMTEAKLLGAPYEVLLEIKRNGRLPVVNFAAGGIATPADAALMMQLGADGVFVGSGIFKSENPEKFARAIVEATTHYQDYKLIAELSKGLGVAMKGIEISSLTPEMRMQDRGW
- a CDS encoding D-alanyl-D-alanine carboxypeptidase family protein translates to MVTLLALGIVQKPASAAPAINVNADAAILVEASTGKVLYEKNADVAHGIASMTKMMTEYLLLESVKEGKVKWDQKYSVPADISGMSHNTSLSNVPLRNGGQYTIKDLYHAMAIDSANAAAIAIGQTIGGTKENFVKMMNAKAKELGLKNYHFVNATGLNNRDYSGPGYNLPIVGGKEEENVMSAKDVATLAYRLVNDYPEVLETSSVPQMKFAEGTEDEFLMHNWIKMLDPNSKVYYEGLDGLKTGTTDFAGPCFTGTAKRNGVRFISVVMNVKHDPTVDSYTARFNATEKILNYAFSNFSIKEILPKNAALKNSKTLPVAKGKEKSVKIETNAPVKMVVQNGKDDQYKPKFVVDKKKLTDEDKLTAPVKKGEKVGYVTLESKDKNDLGYLPNAGKSSAQVSVVTKENVEKANWFVLSMRAIGGFFADIWHGVTSTVKSWF
- a CDS encoding alpha/beta fold hydrolase, which codes for MEVHFTEWGDPKNPTIVGWHGLTRNGRDFDILARYLAKDYHILCPDTIGRGLSQWSTSPDKDYCFEFYSQLAIGLLDYLGIEKVRWIGTSMGGAIGIRIAGSTRYKNRITQLVLNDIGAGALDQDVQDIEGIKRIIGYVGDPPHFNTFSELRKYYKAIYAPFGLTEQEWDDFTRNSCRRRDDGGFSPDYDPKIALQFHHTEDLDLWGHWEAVQADILLIRGEISDVLPLDVADKMKQKNGCHLVTIPELGHAPALNTEEQLKLIENFLQS
- the pdxT gene encoding pyridoxal 5'-phosphate synthase glutaminase subunit PdxT; the encoded protein is MVKIGVLGLQGAVREHVRAIEESGAEALVIKKVEQLEEIDGIIIPGGESTTMRRLIDKYHFLEPLKDFAAQGKPMFGTCAGLILLAKNIVDYAEPHLGVMDVTVERNSFGRQKESFEADLAIADVADDFNAVFIRAPHIVKAGENVQVLAKHEGRIVAAREGRYLGCSFHPELTDDHRMTAYFVKMVEEAKTKQFA
- the guaB gene encoding IMP dehydrogenase, whose amino-acid sequence is MWETKFAKEGLTFDDVLLMPAKSEVLPRDVDLRVELTPTLKLNIPIISAGMDTVTEAEMAISIARQGGLGVIHKNMSIEQQAEQVDKVKRSESGVITDPFFLTPEHQVFDAEHLMGKYRISGVPIVNNLEEQKLVGIITNRDLRFIQDYSIPIQEVMTKANLVTAPVGTTLLDAEKILQKYKIEKLPIVDNAGVLKGLITIKDIEKVIEFPNSAKDEHGRLLVGAAVGVTTDTMKRIEMLVKANVDAVVVDTAHGHSKGVIDTVREIREAYPNLNIIAGNVATAEATRELYEAGADVVKVGIGPGSICTTRVVAGVGVPQITAVYDCAAEARKHGKAVIADGGIKYSGDIVKALAAGGHVVMLGSLLAGTSESPGETEIFQGRRFKVYRGMGSVGAMEQGSKDRYFQEDAKKFVPEGIEGRIPYKGPLSDTIYQLIGGIRSGMGYCGSKNLHALRENAQFIKMTGAGLRESHPHDVQITKESPNYSL